In Thermoanaerobaculales bacterium, one DNA window encodes the following:
- the dnaB gene encoding replicative DNA helicase, which translates to MSAPPTDVVMGPAPVPDRLPHEPDAERALLAAVLLERGALLMILEKLRGEEFYLEPHRIIYQACVHLHERGQAADLVTVTNQLREQGALERVGGASYLATMVDALPDVANVVHYAEIIHDKFVKRQLIAAAHRILTTCTLDHGAAREAVEVAQRDVYRIAEDTLAGGLVHVRGLAEREIGLLEASRGTHSTLTGIDTGFVRINELTSGLQKKDLILLASRPSMGKTSLAMNICAHAALRCRKKVGVFSLEMSSEQLVRRLLASEARVDQRRLATGYLSKSDWPKLTMAAQALQDVDLWIDDSPGSTVLEISAKARRLKHEFGLDLVMVDYLQLMSGGGRFGSRHEEVSSISRGLKAVAKELDVPMLVLSQLSRQPERRGGEHRPQLSDLRESGSLEQDADVVMFIVRPSLYDEESEDPRKAELTLAKQRNGPTGQIDLIFQHEYTRFENADFARDESEAPW; encoded by the coding sequence ATGAGCGCGCCGCCGACCGACGTTGTGATGGGCCCGGCGCCGGTCCCCGACCGGCTGCCCCACGAGCCCGATGCCGAGCGGGCGCTGCTCGCCGCGGTCCTCCTCGAGCGGGGGGCCCTGCTGATGATCCTCGAGAAGCTGCGCGGCGAGGAGTTCTACCTCGAGCCGCACCGGATCATCTACCAGGCGTGCGTGCACCTCCACGAGCGGGGTCAGGCGGCCGACCTGGTGACGGTCACCAACCAGCTGCGGGAGCAGGGCGCGCTGGAGCGGGTCGGCGGCGCCAGCTACCTGGCGACCATGGTCGACGCGCTGCCCGACGTGGCCAACGTCGTCCACTACGCCGAGATCATCCACGACAAGTTCGTCAAGCGGCAGCTGATCGCCGCCGCCCATCGGATCCTCACGACCTGCACCCTCGACCACGGCGCCGCCCGCGAGGCGGTGGAGGTTGCCCAGCGCGACGTCTACCGGATCGCCGAGGACACCCTGGCCGGCGGGCTGGTCCACGTCCGGGGGCTCGCCGAGCGCGAGATCGGCCTCCTCGAGGCGAGCCGCGGGACCCACTCCACCCTGACCGGGATCGACACCGGCTTCGTGCGCATCAACGAGCTGACCTCCGGGCTCCAGAAGAAGGACCTGATCCTGCTCGCGTCCCGCCCGTCGATGGGCAAGACCTCCCTGGCGATGAACATCTGCGCCCACGCCGCGCTGCGCTGCCGCAAGAAGGTCGGGGTGTTCTCCCTCGAGATGTCGTCCGAGCAGCTGGTGCGGCGGCTGCTTGCCTCCGAGGCGCGGGTCGACCAGCGGCGGCTCGCCACCGGCTACCTCTCCAAGTCGGACTGGCCGAAGCTGACCATGGCGGCCCAGGCGCTGCAGGACGTCGATCTGTGGATCGACGACTCGCCCGGATCGACCGTGCTCGAGATCTCGGCCAAGGCGCGCCGGCTCAAGCACGAGTTCGGGCTCGACCTGGTGATGGTGGACTACCTCCAGCTGATGTCCGGCGGCGGCCGCTTCGGCAGCCGGCACGAGGAGGTGTCATCCATCTCGCGCGGCCTCAAGGCGGTTGCCAAGGAGCTCGACGTGCCGATGCTGGTCCTGTCGCAGCTGTCCCGCCAGCCGGAGCGGCGGGGCGGCGAGCACCGCCCGCAGCTCTCCGACCTGCGCGAGTCGGGCTCGCTGGAGCAGGACGCGGACGTCGTGATGTTCATCGTCCGGCCGTCGCTCTACGACGAGGAGAGCGAGGACCCCCGCAAGGCGGAGCTGACCCTCGCCAAGCAGCGCAATGGGCCGACCGGTCAGATCGACCTCATCTTCCAGCACGAGTACACCCGCTTCGAGAATGCGGACTTCGCTCGCGACGAGAGCGAGGCTCCTTGGTAG
- a CDS encoding C25 family cysteine peptidase, whose product MRLRFPLVSLVVCFFASLALGPAVAAAEEVIPLSPPATSVSLQQSGDGSEVLTVTVSEVRLDAVEIDGLQWAVVRVPSGHGLMVRGEPALPFLATEYLLDRTGGIALELISTTTRDIDLTVRGYAGVAPSRGHFNRNIDPDTVPYEFSSRIYGAAVSYPAESAWVDDPFIAGPLRGQSARIPVAAWRSDDNLLTVVEEARFRVVHTAAAPNPRLRPEPPLTGLFDQLARQRMVNYDLVRGRYTPFVETGRLLILSYDDFVDEAQPLADWQRQVGYPTLLVPLSSVGTTASQVMSYIQSLYNQPEGLTWIILVGDAQQVPFLLGVMEGAPCDPCYTKLEGSDNRPDAAISRISAQSGAQVTVQVDKILEYERFPDQGSAATWYPKAFGIGGDDYGGGAYDWERVDWLRVDLVEPAYVYTEFTQLYHNPSKAQVAAAVNDGRSLGLYIGHGGEDYWVTSGFSVNDVNTMLSNGEMLPVIWSVACVNGKFNWSGGDCFAESWLKKSGGGAVSFEAGTTNESWVPPCDAQRGIIDSLRLETAFTTGGEHVNGKLYGMDVNGDGNYDEGTKFMEQSTLFGSCTTWMRTLPPQIPDEPVDFSSGGGVASLTVTVGGLPLAKANAAIVSFYTEDGGLTPVGSGLIDAAGMVHATVTGEPTHCHIHGQNLVPQSFELAARPDGRISLDAEAYACNGTVTVRVSDSNVPGSSPATIDTLQVTLAIPGDSATVTLTETAADRSLYAGTAVLGTDLTGGGHGDPLTATYLDADDGAGGSNVVKTDTALLDCAGPAIDNVNIEATNAALTVRFATDEPGTTVVRYGTTRPPTMVVSDTALATEHEIVIDGGDPCTDYWIGVESADALGNVGVDTNGGSYYAIETMGWQVFLSEPFDADPGWTIDNGGNSHGWAFGQPTGGGGQYGEPDPTSGHTGTNVYGVNLVGDYDPNLTADQLKLTTPSLDLSEATSVMLRYWRWLGVESPSYDHARVQVSVDGGAFVTVWENTDTIDGGSWVEEVVDVTAQAAGHADVRIRWTMGPTDSSWQFAGWNLDDVVIEGAFPCDGSPMPFVDGFESGDCSAWSLMVQ is encoded by the coding sequence ATGCGGCTTCGGTTTCCCCTTGTCTCGCTCGTGGTTTGCTTTTTCGCCTCGCTCGCCCTCGGCCCCGCAGTGGCCGCCGCCGAGGAGGTGATTCCCCTGTCGCCGCCGGCGACCTCGGTGTCGCTCCAGCAGTCCGGAGACGGCAGCGAGGTGCTGACGGTGACCGTGTCCGAGGTCCGGCTCGACGCGGTCGAGATCGATGGCCTGCAGTGGGCGGTGGTGCGGGTGCCGTCCGGCCACGGCCTGATGGTGCGGGGCGAGCCGGCGCTGCCCTTCCTGGCCACCGAGTACCTGCTCGACCGGACCGGCGGCATCGCCCTCGAGCTGATCAGCACCACCACCCGCGACATCGACCTCACGGTCCGCGGCTACGCCGGCGTGGCGCCGTCCCGCGGCCACTTCAACCGCAACATCGACCCCGACACCGTGCCCTACGAGTTCAGCTCCAGGATCTACGGCGCGGCGGTCAGCTATCCGGCCGAGAGCGCCTGGGTCGACGACCCCTTCATCGCCGGCCCGCTGCGCGGCCAGTCGGCGCGCATCCCGGTGGCGGCGTGGCGCAGCGACGACAACCTGCTGACCGTCGTCGAGGAGGCCCGCTTCCGCGTCGTGCACACCGCGGCCGCGCCCAACCCCCGGCTGCGCCCGGAGCCGCCGCTGACCGGCCTTTTTGACCAGCTCGCCCGCCAGCGGATGGTCAACTACGACCTCGTGCGCGGCCGCTACACGCCGTTCGTCGAGACCGGACGGCTGCTGATCCTGTCGTACGACGACTTCGTCGACGAGGCCCAGCCGCTTGCCGACTGGCAGCGCCAGGTCGGCTACCCGACGCTGCTGGTCCCGCTGTCCTCGGTGGGCACGACGGCGAGCCAGGTCATGAGCTACATCCAGTCGCTGTACAACCAGCCCGAGGGGTTGACGTGGATCATCCTGGTCGGCGACGCCCAGCAGGTGCCCTTCCTGCTGGGGGTCATGGAGGGCGCGCCCTGCGACCCCTGCTACACCAAGCTCGAGGGCAGCGACAACCGGCCGGACGCGGCGATCTCCCGGATCTCCGCGCAGTCCGGGGCCCAGGTCACGGTCCAGGTCGACAAGATCCTCGAGTACGAGCGCTTCCCTGACCAGGGCAGCGCCGCTACCTGGTACCCCAAGGCGTTCGGCATCGGCGGCGACGACTACGGCGGCGGCGCCTACGACTGGGAGCGCGTTGACTGGCTGCGCGTGGACCTCGTCGAGCCGGCCTACGTCTACACCGAGTTCACCCAGCTCTACCACAACCCAAGCAAGGCCCAGGTGGCCGCGGCGGTCAACGACGGCCGCTCGCTCGGCCTCTACATCGGCCACGGAGGCGAGGACTACTGGGTGACCTCCGGCTTCAGCGTCAACGACGTCAACACCATGCTCAGCAACGGCGAGATGCTGCCGGTCATCTGGAGCGTGGCGTGCGTCAACGGCAAGTTCAACTGGTCGGGGGGCGACTGCTTCGCCGAGTCGTGGCTCAAGAAGAGCGGCGGCGGCGCGGTCTCCTTCGAAGCCGGCACCACCAACGAGTCCTGGGTGCCGCCCTGCGACGCCCAGCGCGGCATCATCGACAGCCTGCGGCTGGAGACGGCCTTCACCACCGGCGGCGAGCACGTCAACGGCAAGCTCTACGGCATGGACGTCAACGGCGACGGCAACTACGACGAAGGCACCAAGTTCATGGAGCAGTCGACCCTGTTCGGCTCCTGCACGACCTGGATGCGCACCTTGCCGCCGCAGATCCCCGACGAGCCGGTGGACTTCTCGTCGGGCGGCGGCGTGGCGTCGCTGACGGTCACGGTCGGCGGCCTGCCGCTGGCCAAGGCGAACGCCGCGATTGTCTCCTTCTACACCGAGGACGGCGGGCTGACCCCGGTCGGCTCCGGCCTGATCGACGCGGCCGGGATGGTGCACGCGACCGTCACCGGCGAGCCGACCCACTGCCACATCCACGGCCAGAACCTGGTGCCGCAGTCCTTCGAGCTGGCCGCGCGGCCGGACGGCCGGATCTCGCTCGACGCCGAGGCCTACGCCTGCAACGGCACGGTCACCGTCCGGGTGTCGGACAGCAACGTGCCCGGCTCGAGCCCGGCGACGATCGACACCCTGCAGGTGACGCTCGCGATCCCTGGCGACAGCGCGACCGTCACCCTGACCGAGACCGCGGCGGACCGCAGCCTCTACGCCGGCACCGCGGTGCTCGGCACCGACCTGACGGGGGGAGGCCACGGCGATCCGCTGACCGCGACCTACCTCGACGCCGACGACGGCGCCGGCGGCAGCAACGTGGTCAAGACCGACACGGCGCTGCTCGACTGCGCCGGGCCTGCGATCGACAACGTGAATATCGAGGCCACCAACGCGGCGCTGACGGTGCGCTTCGCAACCGACGAGCCGGGGACCACGGTGGTGCGCTACGGGACGACCCGCCCGCCGACGATGGTGGTGTCGGACACCGCGCTGGCGACGGAGCACGAGATCGTCATCGACGGCGGCGATCCGTGCACCGACTACTGGATCGGCGTCGAGTCGGCGGACGCGCTGGGCAACGTCGGCGTCGACACCAACGGCGGCTCCTACTACGCCATCGAGACCATGGGCTGGCAGGTGTTCCTGTCCGAGCCCTTCGACGCCGATCCGGGCTGGACGATCGACAACGGCGGCAACAGCCACGGCTGGGCGTTCGGCCAGCCGACCGGCGGCGGCGGCCAGTACGGGGAGCCGGACCCGACCTCGGGCCACACCGGGACCAACGTCTACGGCGTCAACTTGGTCGGTGACTACGACCCCAACCTGACGGCCGACCAGCTCAAGCTGACGACGCCGTCGCTCGACCTCAGCGAGGCGACCTCGGTGATGCTCCGCTACTGGCGGTGGCTGGGCGTGGAGAGCCCGAGCTACGACCACGCGCGCGTGCAGGTGTCGGTGGACGGCGGGGCGTTCGTGACGGTGTGGGAGAACACCGACACGATCGACGGCGGCTCGTGGGTGGAGGAGGTGGTGGACGTCACCGCGCAGGCGGCGGGGCACGCCGACGTGCGGATTCGGTGGACGATGGGGCCGACCGACTCGTCGTGGCAGTTCGCGGGCTGGAACCTGGACGACGTGGTGATCGAAGGGGCGTTCCCGTGCGACGGGTCGCCGATGCCCTTCGTGGACGGGTTCGAGTCCGGGGACTGCTCGGCCTGGAGTCTGATGGTGCAGTGA
- a CDS encoding bifunctional UDP-sugar hydrolase/5'-nucleotidase produces the protein MKRPIVRLILVLAVLGAAALSGRLAARTGPDAGPQRLTLLHTSDLHGQVLPFDDARDRPADGSLVQVASIVEEIRRTSDHPVLLLDSGDTIQGSPLEQFTHVRWREPSPTITAMNLIGYDAMAVGNHDFNFGLEVLRRAEAQAAFPLLSANTVDERSGAPAFAPYRVLEAGALRVGVLGLITPNVPGWESPANYQGLRFEAMDAAARRWVAVLRGQERCDLVVVLAHTGFERDLESGQPDDTAYENYAWRLARVPGIDVLLAGHSHQEVAPRRLGGVIVAQPGARAQLVTRIGLWLEADGDHFRIARWEGENLPVAEAAVDERLAARFAPLRLRVAEALDAPVTSASEPVTVRGCRLTDCAALDLIHAVQLDASGADLSLASLLSDRTPDLAAGPLTWRWVHGLYVYPNTLQSVALTGAQVKDVLEHAARYYDGLECAPGGGWVVLTDPEVRHYNVDTMAGVGYRIDPTRPEGDRVCDLRYRGRPLDPRARFTVVCNNYRAAGGGGYPHLAQAEVVWRSSTEVADLIGEYLDRVDEWHPTVDGNWWIAPASVTE, from the coding sequence ATGAAACGACCGATCGTCCGGCTCATCCTGGTGCTGGCTGTCCTCGGCGCGGCGGCGCTGTCGGGGCGGCTGGCGGCGAGGACCGGTCCGGATGCCGGGCCCCAGCGCCTGACCCTGCTCCACACCTCGGATCTGCACGGCCAGGTCCTGCCCTTCGACGACGCCCGCGACCGGCCGGCGGACGGCTCCCTGGTCCAGGTGGCGTCGATCGTCGAGGAGATCCGGCGGACCAGCGACCACCCGGTGCTGCTGCTCGACAGCGGCGACACCATCCAGGGATCGCCGCTCGAGCAGTTCACGCATGTCCGCTGGCGGGAGCCGAGCCCGACGATCACCGCGATGAACCTCATCGGCTACGACGCGATGGCGGTCGGCAACCACGACTTCAACTTCGGCCTCGAGGTGCTCCGCCGCGCCGAGGCCCAGGCCGCCTTCCCGCTCCTGTCCGCCAACACCGTCGACGAGCGCTCGGGCGCTCCGGCCTTCGCGCCCTACCGGGTGCTCGAGGCGGGAGCGCTGCGGGTCGGCGTGCTCGGCCTGATCACGCCCAACGTTCCGGGCTGGGAAAGCCCCGCCAACTACCAGGGCCTGCGCTTCGAGGCGATGGACGCCGCGGCCCGGCGCTGGGTGGCGGTGCTGCGCGGGCAGGAGCGCTGCGACCTCGTGGTGGTGCTCGCGCACACCGGTTTCGAGCGCGACCTGGAGAGCGGGCAGCCGGACGACACGGCGTACGAGAACTACGCGTGGCGGCTGGCCCGGGTCCCCGGCATCGACGTGCTGCTCGCCGGCCACAGCCACCAGGAGGTCGCGCCGCGGCGGCTCGGCGGGGTGATCGTGGCGCAGCCGGGGGCGCGGGCGCAGCTGGTCACCCGGATCGGACTCTGGCTGGAGGCGGACGGCGACCACTTCCGGATCGCGCGCTGGGAAGGGGAGAACCTGCCGGTGGCCGAGGCGGCCGTCGACGAGCGGCTCGCAGCGCGGTTCGCGCCGCTGCGGCTGCGCGTCGCCGAGGCGCTCGACGCGCCGGTCACCTCGGCCTCCGAGCCGGTGACCGTGCGCGGCTGCCGGCTCACCGACTGCGCCGCGCTCGATCTGATCCACGCGGTGCAGCTCGACGCCTCGGGGGCCGATCTGTCGCTCGCCTCGCTGCTCTCCGACCGCACGCCGGACCTCGCGGCCGGGCCGCTGACCTGGCGCTGGGTCCACGGCCTCTACGTCTATCCGAACACGCTGCAGTCGGTGGCGCTGACCGGCGCCCAGGTCAAGGACGTCCTCGAGCACGCTGCCCGCTACTACGACGGTCTCGAGTGCGCTCCCGGCGGCGGCTGGGTGGTGTTGACCGACCCCGAGGTGCGGCACTATAACGTCGACACCATGGCTGGTGTCGGCTACCGCATCGATCCCACCCGCCCGGAGGGTGATCGGGTGTGCGACCTCCGCTACCGCGGCCGGCCGCTCGACCCGCGGGCTCGCTTCACCGTGGTGTGCAACAACTACCGCGCGGCCGGGGGAGGGGGGTATCCTCACCTGGCGCAGGCGGAGGTGGTCTGGAGGTCATCGACCGAGGTCGCCGACCTGATCGGCGAGTACCTCGATCGCGTGGACGAGTGGCATCCGACGGTCGACGGCAACTGGTGGATCGCGCCGGCGTCGGTGACAGAATGA
- a CDS encoding ATP-binding cassette domain-containing protein: protein MTNATANPKISVAGLVKSFGGKRVLDGVDLDVMTGESVVVVGGSGAGKTVLIKHMIGLIQPDSGRVVMDGVDLTTASPQAALEVRKRCGMSFQEGALFDSMTVFDNIAFPIRRHRSVGPEVVAARVRDCLALVRLPGVEGRMPAQLSGGMRRRVGFARAIALEPDILLFDEPTTGLDPINTAAIATVIDQLRQELSVTLVTITHDMSLAFRVADRIAMIRRGRIVAAGEPEAFRAWPDPYVQAFLKGEVPEQAEEETV, encoded by the coding sequence ATGACGAACGCGACGGCAAATCCGAAGATCAGCGTCGCCGGCCTGGTGAAGTCGTTCGGCGGCAAGCGGGTCCTGGACGGTGTCGACCTCGACGTGATGACCGGCGAATCGGTCGTGGTGGTCGGTGGCTCCGGCGCCGGCAAGACGGTGCTGATCAAGCACATGATCGGCCTGATCCAGCCGGACTCCGGCCGCGTCGTGATGGATGGGGTCGACCTCACCACCGCCTCGCCGCAGGCCGCCCTCGAGGTCCGCAAGCGGTGCGGGATGAGCTTCCAGGAAGGCGCGCTGTTCGACTCGATGACCGTCTTCGACAACATCGCGTTTCCGATCCGCCGCCACCGCAGCGTCGGCCCCGAGGTGGTGGCGGCCCGGGTGCGGGACTGCCTCGCGCTGGTTCGCCTGCCGGGGGTCGAGGGCAGGATGCCGGCCCAGCTGTCGGGCGGCATGCGGCGGCGGGTGGGCTTCGCGCGGGCGATCGCGCTCGAGCCGGACATCCTGCTGTTCGACGAGCCGACGACCGGGCTCGATCCGATCAACACCGCGGCCATCGCGACCGTGATCGACCAGTTGCGCCAGGAGCTGTCGGTGACGCTGGTGACCATCACCCACGACATGAGCCTCGCCTTCCGGGTCGCCGACCGGATCGCGATGATCCGCCGCGGCAGGATCGTGGCGGCCGGGGAGCCGGAGGCGTTCCGCGCCTGGCCGGACCCCTACGTCCAGGCCTTCCTGAAGGGCGAGGTTCCGGAGCAAGCGGAGGAGGAGACGGTATGA
- a CDS encoding TonB-dependent receptor: MMRMWKRGGGLAIVALLVLAPAAAWAQSSVSTGQIIGTARDPDGAVMPGVSIEARNVDTGFARNAVTDTSGFYRIDLLPPGTYDVRADLTGFKSEVKRGVVVSLGSSVAVGFALQVSAVEEEIVVTAQSPIVETTNPSISSSVSSESIQDLPLQGRDFSDFAILVPGTSIADGSQASGRGGLQIGARAIQNSFNIDGTNNQSSFFGEERGGTRPPFTFSQGAVKEFQVIKSPYNLQFTSSGGVINAVTKSGTNSFKGDAWVYYTDDSMRGTDAKDRDAASFEQTQFGFAVGGPFIQDKLHYFASYDGQRYNTPYFAEWPGFPADMTDEFEAITGLDLDTELGEIESTNDADVFLVKLDWQISGNHLMTIRDNYSTQQGDNLTYSSSDTGQSNNGSEENSFNSVVATLNSVVSDDAFNEAFVQYSLEERPREPNNTTLPETTIYSPRAYFGRQDFLPNWLDEERIQLVDNFSYYLGAHTLKAGINFDFTSYDNSYFRYAFGTYSYDDWDTFFADEPYYFQQAFSDYEGRILFDVDYYSFYVQDDWRANNNLNITYGVRYDFQDNPTPELANPGYPTTATIPNDTDNFAPRVGFAWDIKGDGKQVLRGGAGFFYDFTPALILSNAMNDNGLRVATIRVYCEDGGCPSYPDIWADQGDLEGPSIADIKAVDPDFENAETWRVSLGYERQVLTDLSLGVDVMYSEGSNLERTQNQNMLPDGGTTADGLPTYVRFTEYPDFGQINQYVSDVETEYTAVVLKARKRYSNGWMLDASYTWSEANDSNSNERATTSYPFDQYDLSSSWGPSDFDTTHKFVLSASYQLPWDFLVSGIYYYRSGYPYSAMDSRDTNHDGESANELALIQLPNGEYYRYARNSFTQPDYQTLDLRLSKGFRFGSDFALELIFDCFNVLDEANWWTTNDTLVDRYGNVNDYFGELDQVGDPRSYQLGLKFSF, translated from the coding sequence ATGATGCGAATGTGGAAGCGAGGCGGCGGACTGGCGATTGTCGCCCTGCTGGTGCTGGCGCCGGCGGCGGCGTGGGCCCAGTCGAGCGTGTCGACCGGCCAGATCATCGGGACCGCGCGGGATCCCGACGGGGCTGTGATGCCCGGCGTGAGCATCGAGGCCAGAAACGTCGACACCGGATTCGCACGGAACGCGGTGACCGACACCAGCGGGTTCTATCGGATCGACCTGCTGCCGCCCGGCACCTACGACGTGCGCGCCGACCTGACAGGGTTCAAGAGCGAGGTGAAGCGGGGCGTGGTCGTGAGCCTCGGCTCCTCGGTGGCGGTCGGCTTCGCCCTCCAGGTGTCGGCCGTCGAGGAGGAGATCGTGGTCACGGCCCAGTCGCCGATCGTCGAGACCACCAACCCCAGCATCTCGTCGTCGGTCAGCTCCGAGTCGATCCAGGACCTGCCGCTGCAGGGCCGGGACTTCTCCGACTTCGCCATCCTGGTGCCCGGCACCTCGATCGCCGACGGCAGCCAGGCGAGCGGCCGCGGCGGCCTCCAGATCGGGGCGCGGGCGATCCAGAACTCATTCAACATCGACGGCACCAACAACCAGAGCTCGTTCTTCGGCGAGGAGCGCGGCGGCACCCGGCCGCCGTTCACGTTCTCGCAGGGCGCGGTCAAGGAGTTCCAGGTCATCAAGTCGCCCTACAACCTGCAGTTCACCTCGTCGGGCGGCGTGATCAACGCGGTCACCAAGTCGGGGACCAACTCCTTCAAGGGCGACGCCTGGGTCTACTACACCGACGACAGCATGCGGGGCACGGACGCCAAGGACCGCGACGCCGCATCCTTCGAGCAGACCCAGTTCGGGTTCGCGGTCGGCGGGCCGTTCATCCAGGACAAGCTGCACTACTTCGCGTCGTACGACGGCCAGCGCTACAACACTCCCTACTTCGCCGAGTGGCCCGGGTTCCCGGCCGACATGACCGACGAGTTCGAGGCGATCACCGGCCTCGACCTCGACACCGAGCTCGGCGAGATCGAGAGCACCAACGACGCCGACGTCTTCCTGGTCAAGCTCGACTGGCAGATCTCCGGCAACCACCTGATGACGATCCGCGACAACTACTCGACCCAGCAGGGCGACAACCTCACCTACAGCTCGTCCGATACCGGCCAGTCCAACAACGGGAGCGAGGAGAACAGCTTCAACTCTGTGGTCGCGACTCTGAACTCGGTCGTGTCCGACGACGCGTTCAACGAGGCGTTCGTCCAGTACTCGCTGGAGGAGCGGCCGCGCGAGCCGAACAACACCACCCTCCCCGAGACGACGATCTACAGCCCGCGCGCCTACTTCGGCCGCCAGGACTTCCTGCCCAACTGGCTCGACGAGGAGCGGATCCAGCTCGTCGACAACTTCAGCTACTACCTCGGCGCCCACACGCTGAAGGCCGGCATCAACTTCGACTTCACGAGCTACGACAACTCGTACTTCCGCTACGCCTTCGGCACCTACAGCTACGACGACTGGGACACCTTCTTCGCGGACGAGCCCTACTACTTCCAGCAGGCCTTCTCCGACTACGAGGGCAGGATCCTGTTCGACGTCGACTACTACTCGTTCTACGTCCAGGACGACTGGCGGGCGAACAACAACCTGAACATCACCTACGGCGTGCGCTACGACTTCCAGGACAACCCGACGCCGGAGCTCGCCAATCCCGGGTACCCGACCACCGCCACCATCCCGAACGACACCGACAACTTCGCGCCCCGCGTCGGCTTCGCGTGGGACATCAAGGGCGACGGCAAGCAGGTGCTGCGCGGCGGCGCCGGCTTCTTCTACGACTTCACCCCGGCCCTGATCCTGTCCAACGCCATGAACGACAACGGGCTGCGGGTGGCGACCATCCGGGTCTACTGCGAGGACGGCGGCTGCCCGTCGTACCCGGACATCTGGGCTGACCAGGGCGACCTCGAGGGACCGTCGATCGCCGACATCAAGGCCGTCGACCCCGACTTCGAGAACGCCGAGACCTGGCGGGTGTCGCTCGGTTACGAGCGGCAGGTCCTCACCGACCTGTCGCTGGGCGTCGACGTCATGTACTCGGAGGGCAGCAACCTCGAGCGCACACAGAATCAGAACATGCTGCCCGACGGCGGCACCACCGCCGACGGGCTGCCGACCTACGTCCGTTTCACCGAGTACCCCGACTTCGGGCAGATCAACCAGTACGTGTCCGACGTGGAGACCGAGTACACGGCGGTGGTCCTCAAGGCGCGCAAGCGCTACTCCAACGGCTGGATGCTCGACGCGTCGTACACCTGGTCGGAGGCGAACGACTCCAACTCGAACGAGCGCGCGACGACCTCGTACCCCTTCGACCAGTACGACCTGTCCAGCTCGTGGGGCCCGTCGGACTTCGACACCACCCACAAGTTCGTGCTCTCGGCCAGCTATCAGCTGCCCTGGGACTTCCTGGTGTCGGGCATCTACTACTACCGCTCCGGCTATCCCTACAGCGCCATGGACAGCCGCGACACCAACCACGACGGCGAGAGCGCGAACGAGCTCGCGCTCATCCAGCTTCCCAACGGCGAGTACTACCGGTACGCCCGCAACTCCTTCACCCAGCCCGACTACCAGACCCTCGACCTGCGCCTGTCCAAGGGCTTCCGGTTCGGCAGCGACTTCGCGCTGGAGCTCATCTTCGACTGCTTCAACGTCCTCGACGAGGCCAACTGGTGGACCACCAACGACACCCTCGTCGACAGGTACGGCAACGTCAACGACTACTTCGGCGAGCTCGATCAGGTGGGCGACCCGCGCAGCTATCAGCTCGGCCTCAAGTTCAGCTTCTAG
- a CDS encoding ABC transporter permease, translating into MSVLGWLDRLGRALLAAFEDLGRFFTILAQTALWTPRRPFDGREWLRQMVRVGWDSIPVVLLTCLFTGAVLALQTFRGFERFHAEAFVGSVVALSLTRELAPVLTGLMTAGRVGSAMAAEFGTMRVTEQIDALHAMATEPIQYLVVPRVNASILMLPLLTLVGDAIGIFGGWLVSVGLFGANSYIYLERTFQYLEVNDVTSGLVKAAFFGLILSVTGCAKGFYTTGGAEGVGRSTTAAVVQACLYILLSDFFLTRVLF; encoded by the coding sequence GTGAGCGTGCTCGGCTGGCTCGACCGGCTGGGGCGGGCCCTGCTGGCGGCGTTCGAGGATCTCGGCCGGTTCTTCACCATCCTGGCCCAGACGGCGCTGTGGACGCCGCGGCGGCCGTTCGACGGCCGGGAGTGGCTGCGCCAGATGGTCCGGGTCGGCTGGGACTCCATCCCGGTGGTGCTCCTGACCTGTCTGTTCACCGGAGCGGTGCTGGCGCTGCAGACCTTTCGCGGCTTCGAGCGCTTTCACGCCGAGGCCTTCGTCGGGTCGGTCGTGGCGCTGTCGCTGACCCGGGAGCTGGCGCCGGTGCTGACCGGGCTGATGACCGCCGGCCGCGTCGGGTCGGCGATGGCGGCGGAGTTCGGCACGATGCGGGTCACCGAGCAGATCGATGCGCTGCACGCGATGGCGACCGAGCCGATCCAGTACCTGGTGGTGCCGCGCGTCAACGCCTCGATCCTGATGCTGCCGCTGCTGACGCTGGTCGGCGACGCGATTGGGATCTTCGGCGGCTGGCTGGTCTCGGTGGGGCTGTTCGGCGCCAACAGCTACATCTACCTCGAGCGGACCTTTCAGTATCTGGAGGTCAACGACGTGACCTCGGGGCTGGTCAAGGCCGCGTTCTTCGGGCTGATCCTGTCGGTCACCGGCTGCGCCAAGGGCTTCTACACCACCGGCGGGGCCGAGGGGGTCGGACGGTCGACAACCGCTGCCGTGGTGCAGGCGTGCCTCTATATCCTGCTCTCCGACTTCTTCCTGACCAGGGTCCTGTTCTAG